In one Brassica oleracea var. oleracea cultivar TO1000 chromosome C9, BOL, whole genome shotgun sequence genomic region, the following are encoded:
- the LOC106313053 gene encoding transcription factor bHLH57: MEGLMRFGGLEEQFSHISENAINEKTPFLQMLQCTEPEPNQILQSLLQSQTLEPESCLTLETIKRDPGQEEDPVKDPKTEDGAEAKVKEKRKRKRTRAPKNKDEVESQRMTHIAVERNRRRQMKEHLNSLRSLMPPTFLQRGDQASIVGGAIDYIKELEQLLQSLEAEKQSEGASENPKTASCSSSSSRACTNSSVSSISPTSEDGFTARFGGGDTVEVEATVIQNHVSLKVRCKRGRGQILRAIISIENLKLSILHLTISTSFDFVFYSFNLKIEDGCKVRSADEIATAVHQIFEQINGVMMCSNLSRA, encoded by the exons ATGGAGGGACTAATGAGATTTGGAGGATTAGAAGAACAATTCAGTCACATTTCAGAAAACGCAATTAACGAGAAGACCCCATTTCTGCAAATGCTACAATGCACAGAACCAGAACCAAATCAGATACTCCAGTCACTTCTCCAGAGCCAAACCCTAGAACCAGAGAGCTGTCTCACTCTTGAAACCATCAAAAGAGATCCGGGTCAAGAAGAAGACCCGGTAAAGGATCCGAAAACCGAAGACGGAGCAGAGGCAAAAGTCAAAGAAAAACGAAAACGGAAACGGACAAGAGCTCCAAAGAACAAAGATGAAGTTGAGAGCCAAAGGATGACTCACATTGCGGTTGAACGTAACCGGAGACGACAAATGAAGGAACACTTAAACTCACTTCGGTCTCTCATGCCTCCAACGTTTCTTCAACGG GGTGATCAAGCTTCTATCGTGGGAGGAGCTATAGATTACATAAAGGAGCTCGAGCAGCTTTTGCAATCACTAGAGGCTGAGAAACAGAGCGAAGGAGCTAGTGAAAATCCTAAAACGGCCTCGTGTTCTTCCTCTTCATCTCGTGCATGCACTAACTCTTCTGTCTCGAGCATCTCGCCGACGTCTGAAGATGGGTTTACGGCGAGATTTGGCGGCGGAGATACGGTGGAAGTGGAAGCTACGGTGATACAGAACCATGTGAGCTTGAAGGTTCGTTGTAAGAGAGGGAGAGGACAGATCTTAAGAGCTATCATCTCCATTGAAAACCTTAAGCTCTCGATTCTACATCTCACTATCTCCACTTCCTTTGACTTTGTCTTCTACTCTTTCAATCTCAAG ATAGAAGATGGGTGTAAGGTACGATCAGCTGATGAGATAGCAACAGCCGTTCATCAGATCTTCGAGCAGATCAATGGTGTAATGATGTGTTCAAATCTCAGTCGAGCTTAG